Proteins from a genomic interval of Yarrowia lipolytica chromosome 1E, complete sequence:
- a CDS encoding uncharacterized protein (Compare to YALI0E02156g, similar to uniprot|Q99271 Saccharomyces cerevisiae YLR138w NHA1 putative Na+/H+ antiporter possible transmembrane segments), with product MPVLNISNFNIVTACLGGFALVFGLISYVVKEHCYMGEALPALLFGLIFNKAKWVIPEEYGNVREITLEFSRLVLGIQLVLAGVQLPAKYLVKEWRSFFFLLVPVMTTMWVVTALIIWLIFPNLRYLDALIIGSCVTPTDPVLSNSVVKGKFAEKYVSESLRNIISAESGANDGFGYPFLFLALYIDRYSGTKIAKEWIVETILYEILLSVAYGAVIGYLGQELLGYAKKFNFVDDESFLVFVFALGLFILGTAGMIGTDDLLAAFIAGNAFTWNDWFREETKDDTLQPTLDLMLNFAIFLWVGVVMPWGQFNQPHLNLPVWRFVLCGICVLVFRRLPAMLVFYKFIPTIKNIKEALFAGFFGPIGIGAIFYLHTALNKLDEFVEENEHGEAHTYDPHWLITVMYPLVYFLILSSVVVHGITIPVSMLGKQLPTTLSRTMTMTRSFSRSRSASRDRTPRDPEGHVKIDAISNPTDLRQNIHVVDESGTTDDSQDTYTRPAPEIGFVIPDRRGDQV from the coding sequence ATGCCAGTTctcaacatctccaacttcaACATTGTTACAGCATGCCTTGGCGGATTCGCATTGGTTTTTGGACTGATTTCTTATGTGGTCAAGGAGCATTGCTACATGGGTGAAGCCCTCCCTGCTCTATTATTTGGACTGATTTTCAATAAAGCGAAATGGGTAATTCCAGAAGAATACGGCAACGTCCGTGAAATCACCCTCGAATTCTCCCGGCTTGTTCTAGGAATTCAGCTGGTCCTCGCTGGTGTGCAGCTTCCAGCCAAGTACCTCGTTAAGGAGTGGagatccttcttcttccttcttgtgcCTGTCATGACCACCATGTGGGTCGTCACTGCCCTCATCATTTGGCTCATTTTCCCCAACCTCCGATACTTGGACGCCCTTATCATTGGCTCGTGTGTCACCCCTACTGATCCCGTCCTGTCCAACTCCGTCGTCAAGGGCAAGTTCGCCGAGAAGTATGTGTCTGAGTCGTTGAGAAACATCATTTCGGCGGAGTCCGGTGCTAACGATGGCTTCGGATACcccttcctcttcctggCTCTCTACATTGACAGATACTCGGGCACGaagattgccaaggagTGGATCGTCGAGACCATTCTCTACGAGAttcttctttctgtcgCCTACGGTGCCGTGATCGGATATCTCGGCCAAGAGCTTCTTGGTTATGCCAAGAAGTTCAACTTCGTGGACGAtgagtccttcttggtcttcgTCTTCGCTTTGGGTCTGTTTATTCTAGGAACTGCAGGCATGATTGGAACCGACGACCTACTTGCTGCCTTCATTGCAGGAAACGCGTTCACTTGGAACGATTGGTTCCGAGAGGAAACCAAGGACGACACACTCCAACCAACATTGGATTTAATGCTCAATTTTGCAATCTTTCTGTGGGTCGGCGTTGTCATGCCTTGGGGTCAGTTCAACCAGCCCCACCTCAACCTGCCCGTCTGGCGGTTTGTGCTGTGCGGAATCTGTGTACTGGTTTTCCGACGACTTCCCGCCATGCTTGTTTTCTACAAATTCATTCCAACGATCAAGAATATCAAGGAAGCGCTATTCGCGGGCTTCTTTGGCCCCATTGGTATTGGAGCCATCTTCTACCTCCACACTGCTCTCAACAAGCTTGATGAGTTTGTTGAAGAGAATGAGCATGGTGAGGCCCACACTTACGACCCTCATTGGCTCATTACCGTCATGTACCCTCTAGTGTACTTCCTCATTCTGTCGTCGGTTGTTGTCCATGGTATTACAATCCCTGTGAGTATGCTGGGAAAACAGCTCCCCACCACTCTGTCTCGAACAATGACCATGACTCGaagcttctccagaagccGATCTGCAAGCCGAGATCGAACCCCCCGAGACCCCGAGGGCCATGTCAAGATCGAtgccatctccaaccccacaGACCTTCGACAAAACATCCATGTCGTTGATGAGAGTGGCACCACAGATGATAGCCAGGACACTTACACTCGACCTGCTCCCGAGATTGGATTTGTTATCCCTGACCGAAGAGGAGATCAAGTTTGA